ATCACAACACGGTTTTGAGAAACATTCCTTAAAGCATGGCTGGGAAACTTGGTGCCACTTGAACTTAATGAGTACTGTACATGATTGATAAGGTTAGGAAACAACAGAACTCGACTGAAGTCTACAGTCCATGAAGTGCCATTCCCCTGCGCAGAACCTCTTGCAGCCGTCGCCTTCAGATTCATCCCCTCTACATTGTTCCTATCCACCACAACTTGATCAATCTTCTTAAAAGGACCTTTTGATTGGTCCAACTGAACAATCTCAATCCCCTTGTCAGATCCAGCAAACATGTTATCAACAATGTTGATTCCCTTTGCCAAACCATTGATTGATTTGAGGAGGATGAATGCATCACCAAGGAAAAAACTGCTAGAGATTGTAAGCTGCACTGGGTCTTCAGCAACAATGCCGGTGTAATCCAAGTAACAATTCACGATCCGGGTCTGTGTCAGACTTGGCAGCTTCAAATAGATTCCAGTGCCACCAAAACCTGTTGCCTTATTATAACAATGCACACCGGAAAGTGTGTTCGCCTGACCGGAAACCATTACTCCTATAGCAGCTGAAAAGATAACCACGTCTGTAACAGCATTATCGTTTCCCATTAGGTTAATTGCAGTGCCTGAAAAGTTCCTTTCGCCCGGATCGCCACCTGCAGTAATGTGCTGTCCAAGGAAGGAGTTGCGGATGTAGGTCTCGTGGCCATTTTTGACTGAAATTCCTTCAGTGTTGAAATGTGTAATGTAGCAATTATCTATGCTAGTCCGAAGTGAGTTTATAACTGAGATGCCTCCTCCCCTAAACTTGCAGTCCAGCATGAGGTCTTTAATGGTTATATACTCGTAGTAATAGGACGATGAAGACGATGATGAGGCTGATAGATCAATAAGGTATCCGTCTGCTGGGAAATCATCCGATGCTGTTAATGTCCCTCCGCTAATCTGGTCaccaaaaaatgatattaaactGGTCGTAAGTcttccaaaaaatcaaaattgatgcaTGAAGTTGACATAGTCTACAACTTGATATCAGAAATTGCACCCacgagaaagaaaagaaattaacagAGTCATAAAAATCAACGTCGTTCAAAGCTTCCAGGAGAGgtgttttttttcacttcaagtTATGCATATTTTCCAATTCCATATTAGAATTAGAATAACCATTCAACACAGCAAAACATCTAGAAGTAGAAAATAGATCGATCACTATAGCTGGAGTCGTGCAAAATGTTGACTCACTTGTACCAATCTTAGAAGGGTTACCCTCATGATTATTTTAGCAAAATGTATTATGACAGATTCACAAAAGTAAAACAAACAAGCCAGGAGTGACATAGACAGTATTTCTATGAGAAATTCAGAAATCTTTGTGGGGATGGGCGTACCATAAGGTTCCCAGCTCCGGCAGCCGGCAGTCGCAGAGGTTTGCTGATCAAGTAATTTCCACCTTGAAGATTAATGTGTGCGCCACCGAGATTAGTGATTCCTTTCATCAAGAACCCTTCACTGGGACCATTAAACGCATCTGCTATAGCTTTTAAGAGTGCCTCCGTGCTGTCTGATTTCCCTGTTGGATCTGCACCGTATGATGTCACCTGGTATACACGTGGACGAGACCCAGGTGGCTGGAGCGTAGCCTGCAGCATCACAACAATTATCAACAAGAAGTACTCACCACACTCTATgcaaacaattattttctttaccAGGAAAGAACCAACCACTTAGATTAATTTACCTGCGGTGCAGGAGCTGGAGAGGAAGAGATGGGGGGAGTGGCCAATTGTCGACGAGTTAACAAAGAGTGCTTCAAAGCTTGCATTTTTTGCATTTGATCGTGATAACGACCATTGCTGATGAGTTTTTGATGAATATCAGGCGGAAGAGAAGTCCCTCCATTGACATGAACAATGAACAAACTAGCCAAGTACCCCATAAGAATCGTGAACATTTTTCCTTGCACTGTTGGCTCCATCTCTTTGACGCTCTTTGCTATGTTAAAGAGAAGTCGTTGAGAAATAACAAAGCACTCGTGTGTGTATTTATATACAAAGAGTTAGGGAGAGGGAGGAGGAAAAAAGGAGGGGGAGAGAGACAAGTCAGAACATGGAAAGAGAAGGGCGTAACTAtgattttgtaagaaaaatgcaAGAATGTCTTTCCATCCAGGCATCATACACGTGGCCACCTACGTTTGGTTTTTCCTTCTTCCTGTTCTGGTTGGCTGGCTGGcttgtttttaaaacatgatgaGATGAGAATTAGGCAATGTAAAGAATTCTTTTGAAACAATTCTTCCTCTCTCTGAAAGAAAAGGTTAGAGGGCAAGTTACCACCTTCTTACTTCATGATCCTTGCAAGTTTGACATtctgttaaaaaacaaattagagtaCTTTTACAAACCAAGGCAATTCGGTGATGCCATGGGAATATCTTCTGGCTCAAGATTACTTGATACAAGACAATCATCCGTCGGGTGGCATCTTTTATCCCTATAtatactttttgtttttctattggtgttgatttgttttttgttttgaaaacatttatatatttttttattttattttaaattaattttttatttattttaatattgttttgatatgtttgtatcaaaaaattatttttaaaaaaatattaaaaaaatatattagtaaatagtaatgtttatatttttgtccTCCTGTTCAGTTTTGTTACATTGAGTGACGCATGTTAATTATCTTTgcatcaatcaaaataaaactacACGTGGGGatttaaagaataattaaaatagaaaaccGAGGAAAAAGAACCCAAATTTGAATACTAAGATATTCagttaaaattatagaaaaacttTGGTTTCTCAAAttagaaatcatcaaaatattaaataaattaaattacaattattGGCAAAGTATCTTTCTTCctctaattgaaaaacaaaagttgatttttgtttattaaattagaacttaaattgatattaaagAACTATTATCTCAATTAGTTAAAATAGTATTGTAGaagttaaatcaatttttttggttaattaaagCATGCATACACTATTTGTTCCTATAATATTAGTTCAATTTCTTTAATCTTTAAACTTGggatttttcttctattttctaaaAGTGATGAGATTTATActgtaaaaaaatcatcttaattcaataatttaaattaataggtgaaaatctcaaaatactatttatattatttttaaacacacTTTTCTCAAGTGAAAAtcctttaaacttgaaatttgaaatatctatattatcttgtgcttaatttttttattaaataaataaaaataataaaattcgaACTTATAATCGCTTGTTTATTAAGGCtatcatgttaaagaatcattttaatccaatagtttaaattgttaaataaaatttcaagatataatttatattattctttaacatatattaaattaaatataatgataCCTAGAAGAATTAATGACTTATCTTtatctaattttcaaaatttgacaGTTTTATTATTCAGCCATCTAACTAGTAGCATGACCCCAAGCTTCCCTCGCAAAATATTCCACTCGTTGACTGGCTATCCTTGCTCGACAAGAGAGACTCTGGATCTATTCATTAatagaaaatctttttttcttttcttttctagtcCAATTATTCATTAATCGAACTTGGGTTTGAACGCTACTCTCTTCATTTGACTAGAAAGTACACTGTacgaattaaaatgaaaatgaaaattttttttcttgtcaagatccaattaaaatatttttcttttttgatgaaTCCATTTAAAAATCTTTGACGTAAGAAACCACGAGCATGTATCATCTTAAAATTTACACAATATATTCCTATAGTCTACTTAATTAAgaaatcattattataattaaaattactcAATATATTAGTGTAAGTGCTTTTGTTGTGGATTACTATAGTATATTATCATCAGAGTTAATTAATGGTCTAATTACTTTTCATTACATGCGACTTTCTAtgcttttgatgaaaaatccACGCCCTCAACTGCAATTGAAAATGTTATGTTGGAACCATGATATTTAgcaataaaaaaggagaaagcaTGATAATGACACTAAACCTAACTTAGATCACCTTAAAAAGTCTTGCCAGGTGTAATTTCATACAATCTtgttcatgatatttttttacgcaaaaaactaccaaaaatattaaaaagaaactttttaaaaataaatgccCCCCCGGGCTAAAAGGGTTAGCATTGTATATTTGTATTGTGAAATTAGATTATTCGAACGAGTTTCTTTTATGgactttttttaagtttgaaagcACGAACAGGTCATGCGAAGATTCGTacgggaagagagagagagagagagagagagagagagagagagagagagagtacatTACTTAAttgttgtcaaaaataaaaaagagatgtgtAGTTATAAAGTTAAAGGTTGGGGTTGAGTTCGTGGATTAGCGGATTCGATCTAAattctgatttaaaaaaaaaaaacataatcagtGTTATTTCAGAGGTTGTCAGGCGGCATGGttcataattattgttttttaaataattttttgtattaaaatacatgttaataatatatttttttaaaaaaaattatttttaatttaaaaacatattaaaaatatattaatttaaaattaataaaaaaaattttaaatttttttaaaaacttttgaaacacaaaaaaaacacgtacttattataataaataataataataataataataaaaactgtTTTCATGTGCTAACCTAAACCAAGTCTCGGTTAgcaaatatatattgattatccAATCAAGTAGAATCTTGTTATTAGTATATATGTTTTGTAATCAATCAATACTTTAAAcattatattaactttattcatgtaaatatatttaatttttaataaagactttatttatctttaataataattaaatatttaattaatgaatctaaagtaaagataaagatttgaaataaaaattctttgcagaaaaatattataaagttgttatgattataaaattattggcATTAAagcattgtttttataaaatgttcATAATCAATGTTCTATTAAAATTGAACATTAATTAGAGTCATCGAaaaaagaacatatatatatatatatatatatatatatatatatattttttttatgaaataaaacaattattctcATAAGTTAAGACACAAGGGATATCTAAAACTAATAAGTAGATACTTGTCAGATGGTATATTTACTGAAATAACTCATATGAGAATTCAATATAATAAGATCACTTAATGTTTATAGAAGTACTCACGTTATGATTGTGTAAGTGACTCTTATATTTGAATCATtaagttatattatataaagaATGTTATGTTTTAATCTTATTACATGTTGTTCTAATCAAGAGTAACAAACGGGCAAATAATggatataacataaattatataaaggtatttgagtaatcaagaaaATATTCATCACCTtaagtgaattagaaaaaaaatttatttgttctcaaatagtattgattgtgaaCCCTTGTGTAAGgtgaaatgagatttgaaaaaaattttttttcatattttattgaaataatcaaTGACCATGGTGttgaaaacaaacataatttaacatGGTAGACACACTCAATGctgtaaatatttaaattataatattattgataaatgGATAATAATGCATTGAAAAATTGAATCACTGAAAAGTTAAGTTAAACcatttataaattttctaatatttagaaGATCATGACACATTGCTAGACATACATTgtatttaatctttcaaatataaattaagaaattattgaattaataataaattcaacaatttattAAGGAATGTCATTTTTATTCGAGGCTAATTTATTAGGAAATTTAATAGGTCATACGCACAAAAAAACCTTTGGTCAGAAATTAATCTGagataattaatcaagtttgacttgattgtaaataaattttataaattaaaaggtagaatttaattaattcaagggattataattctagacctaagaaaaaaaacaacttgggtcttgattcaattaaattttaaaaacatcttgaaataatatatgtgatattattcaggaaacaaattgatatttttattatttataggaCTTGCAGGTTtctctataaatataatattataccTCTTATTTTATATGAGTATAAAACATAGACATAGAGAAAACCACATATTAtaaaacacctagaaaaaaaattaaaaaagaagaagaagaagaactagTACTAAAAGATATAATAATCTATCTTTCTCTCAAAAgtgtataataaaaatttttttaaaattgatggtTTACTTGAATCTATTTGAGACTAAATACTTAAACAACTTGCAACCAATAACaacctaattttaaaataaatattcaaaactgaaaaaaaattttattttttaaataattttcatataaatcttaaataattttatagctGTCTAACAAATTCTCACTGCATGTATATTTTGTGGGAAACTCAATACTTAAAACTAAAGTTGTATCCCCCGGATAAAGAGCTTGCACTGGGTCGCAATTAtagccaaaataaataaatacacaaaTAAGAGGGGACCAACCCTGTACCCTACACCGGTAGCTTTCACCACCTCCATCAGGACCACCCCTGCACCTTCCATTATCTCCACCAATGCCTCTGGTGGCGCTGctggtgtgtttgttttttgtggctggggttaaatttgtttttgtgcatgaaatctataaaaaaaaaaaaaaattgaattttatgcataattaaattatatctaatCTTAACTTTAACCTTAGCCATAAATTATATCTAGGCACATCTGCTATAGCTTTCAAGTGTCTCCGTGCTGTCTGATTTCCCTGTTGGATCTGCACCGTAGGATGTCACCTGATATACACGTGGACGAGACCCAGGTGGCTGGTGCGTAGCCTGCATCATCACAACAATTATCGACCAATAAGTACTTACCACACTCTATGCAAACAATTACTTTCTTTACCAAGAAAGAACCAACCACTTAGATTAATTTACCTGTGGTGCCGGAGCTGGAGAGGAAGAGATTGGGGGAGTGGCCAACTGTCGACGAGTTAACAAAGAGTGCTTCAAAGCTTGCATTTGATCATGATAACGGCCATCACTGAAGAGTTTTTGATGATCAAGCGGAGGAGAAGTGTCTCCATTGACATGAACAATGAACAAACTAGCCAACCTGGGTtaggaataaaattttaaattaaaaatataaattattttgaattaagattttaaagtCATCGGAAGATAATCCAATTTGTttggattaattttaaattctcattAGTGGTTTGTTTGGATTACCAAATTAAATACTTAGATGATTTGTGATTTACAACAATTCAGTTAGACatagtatttgatttttaaatataaatcaattaattattgaattaataataaattaatttatttgaatcatattttatttaggattgtcATTTATATTTGGGCTAACTTATTATGAAATCTAATGGGTCACACACATATAAGAATCATTAGTCAAAAATTAAACTgagataattaatcaagtgtgacttgattgaaaataagttttagaaattaaggattatAATGTAATCGATTCTGGGGATTACAACAATggacctagaaaaaaaaattcaaatatgattttgattgaataaatttctaaatttatcatgaaataatatatgttatattattcaagatataaattaatattttttagagttttcaggtttctctataaatataatatttcacctcttattttttgtacagtataatataaacagagAGAAAACAGCACACATTACAAAAtatcctggaaaaaaaaaaatagcatataaAAGCATAGCAATCTCTATTTCTTAAAAGGATTTAGTAGATTTTTTATTGGTAGTTTATTTGGATTACTGTTAGAAATTAAATACTTAAACAACTTGTAATTTGCAATAACccagtttttaaataattattcaaagccaataataatatttaatttttagataatctttatataaattctaaataattttatatttatttaacaagATAAATTTACTATTTTCATGCATATATTTCAAGCAATAAGTCCCAATtataaccaaaataaataaataaatacacaaaaatattaagagGGAAGTTGTGGTTTATGGAAGTagaacttcttttttcttacgAAGGCAGAGGAATCTTATCGccaaaattaagttatatataatTGATCTCAAACTGCAAACCAAAGATTAATGTATCAGTCCGTGAacgttaatttttcaagtgTACGGTTTAGTTTTAACTTCGAAGTTCTTAGTTTTAGGAAAGAGAGAAGCGTCGTTATACCCTGGCAGACCATGAACGAGGTCAACTCGTGAGTTTTCAACGAGATTAAAAGCATATATTAACCCATTGAAATTCAAGCGGTCCATTTTATTGCACTTACCCCTACCAATTACCAAATCAACCAACTGcatcataaatcaaatattttaaagattagGTAATTGTAGATATGCTAACCCTCAAAActaacatctttttttcttatcttttttttttccctgcttTATAAACTATCCCACAGAGATTCAGAAGCCTTAATGATTCCCTGCAGGgttgtttttgttaaagaaCAATCTCAACGCAAAAGCTTAAACTTTTAAGTAAAATtcaaagatatgatttatattattctttctaACATATCCTTTCaaatgaaaatcttttaaccTTTAAATTTGTACATGCTCAAATTTACcttgagattaatttttatcaaataaataaaagatgatgagatttgaacttaTGACCGtttggtcatcaagactctgatatcatattaaaaaaccatctcaacttaaaaatttaagtttttagataaaattttaagatataatttatattattctctaatcaTTTCTTCTTCAATGATTACTATGGTAAATGTggaacaataaataatataaccAGCGTGGGGCGATTGAGTGGGAAAAGTTTCTTCCATTGTTGCTTCAtcttgaagaaattataaagcaAATTATAACAAACCCTCAAAAGGTATTGGCCATCTTTGCTGGAATGGGCAGCAAACCACACTTACGTTTTTTAttgaaccaaaaaacaaaaaaagaaaggggcTGCGGCCacctaattttctttttttcttttttttactgggcAGAAGAAAGAGGGTGAGCAACACTTTGAGCCAACTCCAAATTATTAAAATGCTTTGGGTACAAGAAAGAGGGTGagcaataaattttaatttttaaaaaatatttttaaaatacaaaaataaacatgttctTCAGAGcagaaatcacaaaaaaaacaagcaagctgcatctttatctatatatatatatatatatatatatatataaaataaaaaaaatttgaatattttgttCATGGTGTTGCCATTTTGGGATTCTTGTTTCAATTGGCTGGAGTACGAAATGTTGGTCAGCTCTATGACAAAAATTTGATGAAGAAagtaagaggaaaaaaacatttcagCTCAACTTcttataaaagtttaaaattaaaatatatgaaagttTTTCCGGGTTATTATCCAGTCAATGTAACCAATTCAAAGATAATCTTGaaagattgttaaaaaaaatatctaaaaataaaattaaaaaaaaagtcagtttCCCAAGTCTTTTAGTatattaatctatatatataaactgtaaTTAACTTGGTATAAAAATTTCCATTCatgaaatactaaaataaaaactttatccATAAGAAATCTTGCAGCAAGTTAGTTTAAATGCACAGGATTAGAATAtgcataaataattaaatattaaatccatCGTTTTGTCCTGACTTTGTTACCAAATACACAGACCAAACGTAAAGGATATGAAGTTCATAGAGGGCGGGAGTAGAGAGAAGCTTATAAAGCAGTCAGAATTGCATGCG
This genomic interval from Populus alba chromosome 1, ASM523922v2, whole genome shotgun sequence contains the following:
- the LOC118039063 gene encoding polygalacturonase QRT3; amino-acid sequence: MEPTVQGKMFTILMGYLASLFIVHVNGGTSLPPDIHQKLISNGRYHDQMQKMQALKHSLLTRRQLATPPISSSPAPAPQATLQPPGSRPRVYQVTSYGADPTGKSDSTEALLKAIADAFNGPSEGFLMKGITNLGGAHINLQGGNYLISKPLRLPAAGAGNLMISGGTLTASDDFPADGYLIDLSASSSSSSSYYYEYITIKDLMLDCKFRGGGISVINSLRTSIDNCYITHFNTEGISVKNGHETYIRNSFLGQHITAGGDPGERNFSGTAINLMGNDNAVTDVVIFSAAIGVMVSGQANTLSGVHCYNKATGFGGTGIYLKLPSLTQTRIVNCYLDYTGIVAEDPVQLTISSSFFLGDAFILLKSINGLAKGINIVDNMFAGSDKGIEIVQLDQSKGPFKKIDQVVVDRNNVEGMNLKATAARGSAQGNGTSWTVDFSRVLLFPNLINHVQYSLSSSGTKFPSHALRNVSQNRVVIESDIAVAARVFVTVEQGS